TGGCCGGGCTGAACTCTTTGGAGCCCAGGCCGTAGCGTCCGGCCAGGAATTTCACGCCGCTGACTCCGCGCTCCAGGGCCGCGGTGCAGACGTCCAGATACAGCGGGTCGCCCAGGGATCCGGGTTCCTTGGTCCGGTCCAGGACGGTCACGGTCTTGGCCGTGGCCGGCAAGGCGTCGAACAGCGCGTCCGGGGCAAAGGGGCGGTACATCCGGACCTTTATCATGCCGATCTTCTCGCCCTTGGCCTGGAGATAATTGATCACTTCCTCGATGGTTTCACAGCCGCTGCCCATGGCGATGATCACCCGGTCCGCGTCCGGCGCGCCCACGTAGTCGAAGAGCTTCAGGGGGCGTCCGGTGAGCCGGCCGACCTTTTCCATGTTCGCGGCCACGATGGCCGGAATCTTGGCGTAGAAGGAATTGGAGGCTTCCCGGCCCTGGAAATAGATGTCCGGATTCTGGGCCGTGCCCCGAATGTGCGGGTGTTCCGGGTTCATGGACCGGGCCCGGAATTTGGCCAAGGCTTCCTGGTCCACCAGCTTGGCGATGTCCGCGTAGTCCGTAAGTTCGATTTTCTGGATTTCGTGGGACGTCCGGAACCCATCGAAAAAGTGCATGAAGGGCACGGAGGAATCAATGGCGCTGAGGTGGGCGACCATGGCCATGTCGTGAGCTTCCTGGACCGAATTGGAAGCCAGCATGGCGAACCCGGTCTGGCGGGTGGCGTAGATGTCCTGGTGATCGCCGAAGATAGACAGGGCGTGGGCGGCCACGGCCCGGGCCGAAACATGGAACACGCCGGGCAGCAGCTCGCCGGAAATCTTGAACATGTTCGGGATCATCAGCAGCAGGCCCTGGGACGCGGTGAAGGTGGTGGTCAGGGCACCCGCGGCCAGGGCGCCATGGACGGCACCGGCGGCGCCGGCCTCGGACTGCATTTCGCGAATGGCCAGGACTTGATCCCAGGCGTTCTTGCGGCCCTTGGCCGCCCAGTCGTCGCTGACTTCGCCCATGGGGGTGGAAGGCGTGATGGGGTAAATGGCGGCAACTTCACTCAAGGCATAGGCTACGTGAGCCGTTGCGGTATTGCCGTCGACGCTTTGAATCTTTTTGGCCATGAAATAACCTCCGTGAATAGGGATAACAGAAAGATAGGGGGGCTCCCGCGGGAGCCGGGCGCATGCACATTACGACTGCCCGGTACCCTACCAAAAAACGTGCCGTAGTCGGAATGTGCCGTGTACTAACCCATTTTAGAAAAAAAGGTGCAGGTGTTTTCAGGTGAAAGGAAGAAAGGACAAGGTGTACGTCTGAAAAAAAAGACGTGGCGGACTATGTCCAAATAGGAACAAAAGCAAGACCACATCTTAGACGTTTCGAAATGAAATTGCCAGTCCGGAATCTCGCATTGTCCGAAAAAACAGACTTAACCGAAGCGCGGCGGCAGTCCATGTAAGAGAAAAATCCTTGCCTTGGACAAGGGAAGCGGATAACAAGAGTCGGATGCACGTTCTTCAAGGCTTTCTTCAGGACGAATTGCCAATCATCAACGACCGCTTGGCCCGGAAGACCCGGGAGTTGCCGGAATTGGTCCGTGCCGTGGCCGAGCATGTGCTCATGGCCGGAGGCAAACGGTTGCGGCCGTTGCTGACCATTCTTTTTTTTCGGTGCGTTTCTCGCGGCACGGGTGAACGCGTTTCGTCCGCTCCATCTGCTTTCTCTCCCTCTTCTCCAGGTGCCTCAGACATCTACCCCCTGGCCTGTTCCATGGAGTTTCTGCATTCGGCCACGTTGCTGCATGACGACATCCTGGACGGCAGCGACCTGCGTCGTGGCCGGACCACGGCCCATCTCGTCTACGGCAAGACCGAAACCATCCTGGCCGGGGACGTGCTGCTGGCCCTGGCCAACAAGCTCGTGGCCGAGTATGGCGACGTCCGATTGAGTTGGAGGGTGGCCGAGGCCATCATGCGTACGGCTTCCGGGGAGATTCAAGAGCTGGAGTGGATCAAGCGGCCCACCCTGTCCCAGGAGCACTATCTGGAGATTATCACCGGCAAGACGGCCTATCTGATCCAGGCAGCTTGTCATTGCGGGGCTTTGGCGGCCGGCGGGGACGAGCAAGCAGCCCAGGCCGCCCTGGACTACGGCATCAACCTGGGCGTTGCTTTTCAGCTCACGGACGACGCCCTGGATTACTCGGCCAAGGCCGAGGTGGCCGGGAAGCCCGTGGGCAATGATCTGCGGGAAGGCAAATTGACCCTGCCCCTGATTTGCTACCTGGAAACCTTGCCCGAGGCCGAGCGTCAAGAAACCCTGGGCTGGCTGCGAGCCCTGGGCGGGGCGGC
The nucleotide sequence above comes from Desulfonatronum sp. SC1. Encoded proteins:
- a CDS encoding polyprenyl synthetase family protein is translated as MHVLQGFLQDELPIINDRLARKTRELPELVRAVAEHVLMAGGKRLRPLLTILFFRCVSRGTGERVSSAPSAFSPSSPGASDIYPLACSMEFLHSATLLHDDILDGSDLRRGRTTAHLVYGKTETILAGDVLLALANKLVAEYGDVRLSWRVAEAIMRTASGEIQELEWIKRPTLSQEHYLEIITGKTAYLIQAACHCGALAAGGDEQAAQAALDYGINLGVAFQLTDDALDYSAKAEVAGKPVGNDLREGKLTLPLICYLETLPEAERQETLGWLRALGGAADPGALSVQDTVRHGRVIQTVRAAGCVEKTRARAAQYVTLAEKALTSLPECPERAALQEALQHTLHREK